In a single window of the Saccharothrix australiensis genome:
- a CDS encoding tachylectin-related carbohydrate-binding protein translates to MLSRRFTLLSVLVMASSLMSVGTATADPVTAQAVTCRSDVPFFLADVYNGLTLTRHSEPETGVEAGAWSTGQGIGVGWDGNLFAGPDGLVYHVTPGKELYRYRWTASGWADGGRPQQLPGLGLQFAGGAAGRNRIAVDELGDFYYFELGRGLTWARFDEATRTWNTRLIDGGAKWTLARYDMLIAAGPGVLYARESQVGNLFRFQYDAASERWIEHAHQVGAGGWDRFTDAAGVGGDIFYVLESNNTLKWYRYANGGFVTGSGRTVGSTWRADLRIEATSDSCKAIPNGLPTRPVVPAVPHAPANLLVAADGRLDYSYVDESNRTVNAQVTDLTGGAPFGFAAIPGNLGVTGTPAAVDGPDDRVRLLALGLDGDLRSNRQVASNGAWGPTAHVGGFAAGSPALIRAGDEFNAFAVDDAGCLWRRAFRNENERLGWWHQGCHDLAPQALTTVRAGDTWHLTARTRSGSYLTSVLNGAWTTLPGTGFTGRASVVVDGSGLRRLFARAADGTVRTLAETSPNAFGSWTVIPGITAAGDPSALLAPNGLYEVVVRGTDGYVHNTGQLSIGSSGWRPWREITDYAEQSSTDPTAVAVPARNAWVVAFRDLNDAPRLRRAQSGAHAALGGAGFVDLPLTAAR, encoded by the coding sequence GTGTTGTCGCGAAGATTCACCCTGCTGTCGGTGCTGGTCATGGCGTCGTCGCTGATGTCGGTGGGGACCGCCACCGCCGATCCGGTCACGGCGCAGGCCGTGACGTGCCGGTCCGACGTGCCCTTCTTCCTCGCCGACGTGTACAACGGCCTGACGCTGACCCGGCACTCCGAGCCGGAGACCGGCGTCGAGGCGGGCGCCTGGTCGACGGGCCAGGGCATCGGCGTGGGCTGGGACGGCAACCTCTTCGCGGGACCCGACGGCCTGGTGTACCACGTCACCCCCGGCAAGGAGCTGTACCGCTACCGCTGGACGGCGTCGGGCTGGGCCGACGGCGGCCGGCCGCAGCAGCTGCCGGGCCTCGGCCTCCAGTTCGCCGGAGGGGCGGCCGGTCGCAACCGGATCGCGGTGGACGAGCTCGGCGACTTCTACTACTTCGAGCTGGGCCGGGGCCTGACCTGGGCGCGGTTCGACGAGGCCACGCGCACCTGGAACACCCGGCTGATCGACGGCGGCGCCAAGTGGACGCTCGCCCGGTACGACATGCTCATCGCGGCCGGGCCCGGCGTGCTGTACGCGCGGGAGTCGCAGGTGGGCAACCTCTTCCGGTTCCAGTACGACGCGGCCAGCGAGCGCTGGATCGAGCACGCGCACCAGGTCGGCGCCGGCGGCTGGGACCGGTTCACCGACGCCGCCGGGGTGGGCGGCGACATCTTCTACGTGTTGGAGAGCAACAACACGCTGAAGTGGTACCGCTACGCCAACGGCGGGTTCGTGACGGGTTCCGGCCGCACCGTCGGCTCCACCTGGCGGGCGGACCTGCGGATCGAAGCGACCAGCGACTCGTGCAAGGCGATCCCGAACGGCCTGCCGACCCGGCCCGTCGTGCCCGCCGTGCCGCACGCGCCGGCGAACCTGCTGGTGGCCGCCGACGGCCGGCTCGACTACTCCTACGTCGACGAGTCGAACCGCACGGTCAACGCCCAGGTCACCGACCTGACCGGCGGCGCGCCGTTCGGGTTCGCCGCGATACCGGGCAACCTCGGCGTCACCGGCACTCCCGCCGCCGTGGACGGCCCGGACGACCGCGTCCGGCTGCTCGCGCTCGGCCTCGACGGCGACCTCCGGTCGAACCGCCAGGTGGCGTCGAACGGGGCGTGGGGGCCGACGGCCCACGTGGGCGGCTTCGCCGCGGGCTCGCCCGCGCTGATCCGGGCGGGCGACGAGTTCAACGCGTTCGCCGTGGACGACGCCGGCTGCCTGTGGCGGCGCGCGTTCCGCAACGAGAACGAACGCCTCGGCTGGTGGCACCAGGGCTGCCACGACCTCGCGCCGCAGGCCCTGACGACGGTGCGCGCCGGCGACACCTGGCACCTCACCGCGCGCACCCGCTCCGGGAGCTACCTGACCAGCGTGCTGAACGGCGCGTGGACGACGTTGCCGGGCACCGGCTTCACCGGCCGGGCCTCGGTGGTCGTGGACGGCAGCGGGCTGCGCAGGCTGTTCGCGCGAGCCGCGGACGGCACCGTCCGGACGCTGGCCGAGACGAGCCCGAACGCGTTCGGGTCCTGGACGGTCATTCCGGGCATCACGGCGGCGGGCGACCCGTCCGCGCTCCTCGCCCCGAACGGGCTGTACGAGGTCGTCGTCCGGGGGACCGACGGCTACGTCCACAACACCGGTCAGCTCTCGATCGGCTCGTCGGGCTGGAGGCCCTGGCGGGAGATCACCGACTACGCCGAGCAGTCGTCCACCGACCCGACGGCGGTGGCGGTGCCCGCGCGGAACGCGTGGGTGGTCGCGTTCCGCGACCTCAACGACGCGCCCAGGCTGCGACGCGCCCAGTCGGGCGCCCACGCGGCCCTCGGCGGTGCGGGTTTCGTCGACCTGCCGCTGACCGCCGCCCGCTAG